Proteins encoded in a region of the Candidatus Afararchaeum irisae genome:
- a CDS encoding transposase: MEIRRTVQVKLDVPEERHEDLKETFYQFKKACQYVADVGWHADEYVVTSKSQLHELTYEDVRASTDLPANHVQAARNLAAEALNGCVERLKNGEKTSKPQFTSNVVRYDARTITYKDGSCTLATVNGRVEAEYVLPDGDDNPQTEYLQGDWEKTSATLHYRDVRQTKSDEPSRTNSSGDGRYYLHIGVRKEIESEETENGMILGVDLNTRGSLAVSSTGAYWSIEYLNHWRREYERRRKSLQEHGSRYAHENVQRVGEKETGRFKNYFHRVAKEIVEEAVENGCSVIAMEDLERIRDDLNRWHDWAYRRLYQYVEYKAEERGIRVTQENPEHTSQRCSKCGFTHPQNRNGSEFKCGKCGYENHADYNAAKNVGMKYLRRSKKATGGGAPVGVRLNNGTLKANGEYSPTATG; the protein is encoded by the coding sequence GTGGAGATACGTCGCACCGTACAGGTAAAGTTAGACGTACCCGAAGAACGTCACGAAGACCTCAAGGAGACGTTCTATCAGTTCAAGAAGGCGTGCCAATACGTAGCCGACGTAGGGTGGCACGCCGATGAATACGTGGTTACGTCTAAGTCACAACTCCACGAACTAACCTACGAAGACGTAAGAGCTTCCACAGATTTACCGGCGAACCACGTACAAGCGGCACGTAACCTCGCCGCCGAAGCGTTGAACGGTTGCGTGGAACGGTTGAAGAACGGCGAGAAGACGAGTAAGCCACAGTTCACGTCGAATGTGGTTCGTTACGACGCACGGACGATAACCTACAAGGACGGCTCGTGTACCCTCGCCACTGTAAACGGTCGCGTGGAAGCCGAATACGTGTTACCTGACGGTGACGACAACCCTCAGACAGAGTATCTACAGGGCGACTGGGAGAAAACAAGTGCTACGCTCCATTACCGCGACGTTCGTCAGACGAAGTCTGACGAGCCATCCAGAACCAATAGTTCTGGAGACGGCAGATACTACCTCCATATAGGCGTCAGGAAAGAGATAGAGTCGGAAGAAACCGAGAACGGAATGATTCTCGGTGTAGACCTAAACACACGAGGTAGCCTCGCCGTCTCTTCGACAGGAGCGTACTGGAGCATAGAGTACCTAAACCATTGGCGGAGAGAGTACGAGAGACGCCGTAAGTCGTTGCAGGAACATGGTTCTCGATACGCCCACGAAAACGTTCAACGAGTCGGTGAGAAGGAGACAGGACGGTTCAAGAACTACTTCCACCGAGTAGCTAAAGAAATAGTTGAGGAAGCCGTGGAGAACGGCTGTAGCGTTATAGCTATGGAAGACTTAGAGCGGATACGCGACGACCTGAACCGTTGGCATGACTGGGCGTATCGCCGTCTCTATCAGTACGTAGAGTACAAAGCCGAGGAACGTGGGATACGAGTGACCCAAGAGAATCCTGAGCATACTTCCCAGCGTTGCTCTAAATGCGGTTTCACACACCCCCAGAACAGGAACGGCTCTGAGTTCAAGTGTGGGAAGTGCGGGTATGAGAACCATGCAGACTACAACGCGGCGAAGAACGTCGGTATGAAGTATCTCCGCCGGAGCAAGAAAGCGACCGGCGGAGGCGCACCCGTAGGCGTGCGCTTAAACAACGGGACGTTGAAGGCGAACGGTGAATATTCACCTACCGCTACAGGTTAG
- a CDS encoding response regulator encodes MAASHVLIVDDSEFFSKRVESVLEESHGFETTAVRSPDEALELARSPEDTDGLDCVVSNYEMPGMNGVELLGELRDAGFEAPFVLLTAKPLSSVAPEAIDAGVSYLASKQNDTERHKMLVNRIRKAVELHRCRS; translated from the coding sequence ATGGCGGCTAGTCACGTTCTTATAGTCGACGACAGCGAGTTCTTCTCTAAGAGGGTCGAGTCGGTCTTAGAGGAGTCCCACGGATTCGAGACGACGGCTGTCAGATCGCCCGACGAGGCTCTCGAACTCGCCCGAAGCCCCGAGGACACAGACGGTCTCGACTGTGTAGTCTCGAACTACGAGATGCCCGGCATGAACGGGGTTGAGCTTCTCGGAGAGCTCAGGGACGCCGGCTTCGAGGCTCCGTTTGTTCTTCTGACAGCTAAGCCTCTCAGCTCAGTGGCTCCCGAGGCTATCGACGCGGGCGTCTCATATCTCGCGTCGAAACAGAACGACACGGAGAGACACAAGATGCTGGTAAACCGTATACGGAAGGCTGTTGAGCTTCACAGATGTCGATCTTAA